In the genome of Artemia franciscana chromosome 20, ASM3288406v1, whole genome shotgun sequence, the window aaacgactgttatcaagtcaatttgtgcaggccCCTGACACGCTACCAATtatcatcgtcctagtacgtccaaaagcaccgaactcaccaaagcactggaaatctcccatcccccaacttccccaaagagagcggatccgttccaattatagcaatcacgtatctagaacttatgcttattcttccaatcaagtttcatcccgatccctccattctaagtgttttccaatatttttggtttccaaaatttctgcttCCCCCCTTCAGCCCCCTATGTttccggatccgattcgaattgaaaatggagcatctgagacataagatctttctatatgtcaagtttcattaagatccgatcacccattcgtaggataaagatacctcaattttcatgttttccgagatttccggtttccccctccaactcccctcaatgtcaccagatctggttgggatttataataagagctttgaagcacaagatccttctaaatactaaatttccttaagatcagatcacccgttcataagttacaaatacctcactttttcaaattttcccgaattaccccccccccaactcccccaaagagagcggatccggtctggttatgtcagtcacgtatcttggacttgtgtttattcttcccaccaagtttcatcctgatgtctccactctaagcgttttcaagattttcggtcccccaccccaattccccccaaatgacactggatttggtcggcatttaaaataagagttctgagttacgaggtctttctaaatatgaaatttcattaagatccgatcactccgaattaaacctcccccccccccaactcccccaaagagagcggatctgttccacttttgtcaatcacttatctaggacttgtgcttgttttttcccaccaagtttcatcccagtccctccactctaagcgttttccaggattttaggtttccccctccaatttcccccaatgtcaccagatcctattgggatttaaaataagttttgagaTACGATAaccttctatatataaaatttcattaagatttttcgatcacccgttctcaatttaaaaatacctcatttttttcaatttttccgaattaactgtcccccattccccccccccagatggtcaaatcggtgAAACggctgtttctaatttaatctggtctggtccctgatacgcctgccaaatttcatcgtcctagcttatctggaagtgcctaaactagcaaaaccgggaccgacagacagacagatcgacagaatttgcgatcactatatgtcacttggtaaatagcaagtgccataaaaacacataGAAGTTCTGCTTCCCTGCAGTAGATCAAGGGTATTGTAGTTATGCTGATCCACCCTGCTGTCTTGTTTTTTATAACTAAGAAGCCACTACATGTTTCTTATGTCGTCCCCTTAAGAATACATTGTGCACTAGCAAAGGTGCATACATCTCCCCCACCACCTAATAAGGTCAAGTTAGTACACTGTTTTTCCGCAGGAGGTATCCAATAAATAGTCAAGTACATTTAGGACAACGTTGTTTTTTTCACAAGGTTGACCAATATTAGGGGGAGGAGATTCTCCAGAGCCCCCTCCTCTCGTGTGCAAGAATGATACGCTAGTCTTTTCTTTCTAATTTAGTCCTGCAACTTGAAACTACAAATGGATAATATTACAATTCagtatttaatttgtttcatttacATGGCTAATATCAGAGATTGAATAAAACAGAACTGAACAAACCAAACAAGCTCAGTGACTCATGTTCATAACCCAGAATATCATACTGCTTGCATAGTACCCCAATAGATTATTTAACTGACACCACATAAATTATACTTTAGTTTCAAGATTTTAGCCATGAAATAAGTCAGACCCAACAgacaaaaatgaagattataCAAATTATACTTACTCAAAAAAGTTTCTAGATGCAAAGTACTGTGACAAAGTAGCACAATTCAGTGCCCAATATATAGTATCTGTTACTCCTCTTACCAACTGCTTTCTAAGAGTTAAAGAACAATATTTAGCGGATTGAGAGCTCTTACCAAGATGCTGATAAACTTGCGCAATGTAATATAAGGTGAGAGTATTTTCACTTTCCAAATTGTCATCAGAAACATTCTGATCAAcaatttttccataaaatatgTCCTTTACACACCATAATTTGTCAGACATGTTCTTTGTTTCCTCATAAAGAGAAATGGCTTCAAGGAGAACTCCTTCGGCTTGTTCATGTTTAGACAGGTCACAATAAATAAGACCAAGTTGATTGAGGATGGACAACTTTAATTGAAGGGTTTTTTGTACATCAGGAGTAGCTGAGGCTTTGGATAAACTTTCAAGAAGTAAAGTTTCCGCGATTCCTGCTTCATTAGTTTCACGTTTTAATTTTCCAACTAGAAATAGAACAGTGGCACGTAAACAAAGGATATGCAGCTCATTTGGTGAACTTTCAAAGCCCTGTTTGATTGTGCCAAACGTTGTCATTACATCCAAAAAGCCGTTCAGACAACAGATTGCTTTATATTTGGACCTATAGGGATCAGTTTCTGGGTCCTTTACACTGTTCTCGATCAGGGATTCATAATGACTATACACAGAAGCAGCCTCTATCATTGTTGCTCATTCAATATACCTAAAATAAAATCagctaaataattaaattaaaaaatcagtAATTCAAACTTGAATTATATTGAAAACCAGCACATTCCTTGAAACAATATTTGACATTTCTTCAAGTAGTGAACAGAACCACAGTGAACAATTgcaaaatatgcaaattatagCTAAGTATGactaaaatatttagaaaaccataatcaaatttaatcaataCTATCAACTCCCAGGGCCAGAATTATGTATGACATCCCCAAGGACCAAAAACTATCAGTAACCCTTCAAATTTGTTGAATTATCAACATGCTTCAGTGCCTTAGTTAAGAAGAGTGATTTTTCCTAGGGGAAGGTAAAGGATCGAGtgtataaaaaccttatttataTATGTTACGGAGCCTATGACTGTATGTTACTCAACCCTCATTTTCtaagttattttatttgtcttctttttgtcAAGTGTCATATATagtcagtgtggtcttagaatttgttttttttttttcaagaataaatagacctaagatggagCTAGGggccaaaaatgttttcattttgatgtccaCGGTACTTTTAGGTATATGTTCTCTGAACACTTTTTggtgtgttatttttttttttccaaaaagggaatttttcaattttcaacaagtttgtcattctcaaaaaaaagtttaagtgaTATCATAATTTTGGACTATGATtgacaaaatacttttaaaaagtatCTGAATACAAATGCAAAATACTTGgtcataaaaatatttcaatagtaTTTCCAAATATGTGACTAAAcatgtattttgtatttaagtACTAGATTAGAATTTAAATACCTAGATACACCGGAAGTAAAACGAATAAAAGATaataaaggaatattttttagtgCGGTAAGCACATGAGTCTTATTAAGGCTATTCGCCAGTGACTTCAGTGTTCaagtttttttgtcttttgttgttttttttcactttcggTATCAATCAATTTCCAACTgagaatatttagtttttcaaacgAGTTAGTGCATGCAGACTCGGTATTATTTGCAGGATTTTGGTAAAATTACATACACTCGTAGTTACTGCCTCGGTTTGAGTAGGCCTAGTCTTCGACTTCTGGACGCTCCTCTGTATGGAAGAGGCTCTCCTATGGAGAGGGATATTCTCTAAGGAGATAATAAGACTTTTGAATGCAGGTGTGTCTAGACATTAGAGAGAACTCCCtcataagagagagagagagaggtctTTCCGTACAGAGATATAATTTAAAGTAGATGGAGTAACTTTCACCAAATGTATTTCTTAATAAAGAACACAGTAGGTTCATTTGTGTAGGTTATTCTCCTTGTTCGCTGATCCAAGTTActtgaaataatgtttgaaCTTTGTCGTTTTTTTAACGTGATTAATAAATAGAATATATCGAAGCAGCAAGGACTTAGTGTACCTAAATGTTCAAAATGTTTACTAGAAAAACGTAGATAAATAGTAAAGCAGTAGACTAAAGACTGCAAAACCACAACCGGTGTATTCAAACCAAGTAAACACAGAAAGCAGttgttgcattgaaaaactgGTAAACACaggttttgacaattttattcaGCTCAGGTAACGATTGAtcacttttaattaaattattaaagattattaattattattaataattaattattaaagattaattattaaattattaattattaatattttgagTCTTTGTTTCCTTACAGAGTGGTGTTTCAGTTCAGAAAGGTCGTGCTTTAAGAAACTAGAATCTCTAACTGATCACAATGGTCGTTAGGTTCCAAGAGAACAGTCGAAACTAGATCTTGAGCATCACAGGCTAAAAAATAACACTTTATTCATGACCATACCTGGctcaacattttgtaaaatatgtCTTTAAAATGGTATGAAGAAGGGTTGAAAAGCAGAAGAAGGGAGGGAGAAAACCTACCATAAGTTTTCAAATATGGTACCTCTGTAATAAGTGGACCTTATaaaatgcatacatttttttaaaaaaatcatcaaaaaatacatacaaaaggAGATTAGATGTATCCCTATTGGAGTGTCTGCTATGGGCAGGCTGAACCGTCATCTTTATCGAAAACCGAACATTAGTCGTTCAACAAAACAGCGGATTTTCAAAGTCCTCGTAGGTTAAGTaatgctttacggagctgaaaCATGGCATGCATCAATCGCAGAGCTAAAGGCCATCGATGTATTCCAGACGAAGAGCCTGAGAAGGATTTAAGGTCTAAGGTGGTTTGATTTCATGAGTAACGAGAAGCTGCTGCAGCTCACCAAGAAGTCTCGGTTTTCAATCCAAGCAGCTGAGCGTAGCTTACGATGGTTAGGAAACCTACTTCGAATGCCCCTGTACttacccgcaaagatgatcttTGACTTTGACCCTAAAGAAGccggttggaagcgacctcgtGGCCGACCGAAGAAGTGATGATCCGATAGCCTGTCCGAGTTTCTGGCGATGGCAAATATTAGACCGAGCAAAGCACAAACAACCGCACTGGACCAAAGcggatggaggaggcagacgtcattCTCTACGGCGAGTGCGGCCCGGCAGTAGACCTAAGTTATAGTAAGTCTTGTCAAGTCCTGTTAGCAGCAAACTATTGAATGGGCACAAAAATGTTTTAGAACAAACCTATGTTCAAGAAACCCAGGGTGGCTCAGAAGACAAACTGCTTTAGTGTTTTTTGAGTCCTGTTACATTTTAACAGCCTTCCAAGCTGACATGGATGCAATATAccatttacataaaaaaaaacaaatcagaaaaacaaagagacattacaaaaaaattctcTTAATATTCTTTGATAACTTTTAGTGGGtcttatttaaaagttcattatattgaaaaccaaattttttgaattaccaAGCTATTTAATTCACAGAAAAACATCTCGAGATCAGTTTGtggcttaaaatttaaaatctattttttaaagtcTGCATACTTACTGCATTTTCTTACATACCTAAATAATCAGGGGCAATGCTATAGCTTTGCTTATAGTAAAGACCCATAAGGCttctatgttttattattattactttttcctCAGTGGCACTTCATGCGGAGTGGCTGGTCATATAAACTTAGGAGAAGGCATATTTATTAGGAAATCGAATGTACTATTGACCTTAGAAGAAGTCAAATGTGTTTAAAGGGCAAATATCCCCCCTCcctgcccttttttccccaaatggatctgatcaaaattttgagatagccattttgttgaaaacaatcTAAAAGTCAAATTTCTATGCTTCCAGGGTTGACAAAACCCTCCACAGCCCCAAAAGCAAGTTGCCAATTATTATCACATAATGTTTTtcatggaaggggtggtcgtataaacttcaaaggctcattcaatttgaaattaaatgttttagtttcttttttaaccatagggcaactagccccccccctacgcccttttcccccaaatgcttTGAATCAAAACTTCGAGATAATCATTTTCTTAATAGTTcgaagatcaaataactatggtTTGGGGTTTAACACCCCCCTCTCCCCCATAAATTATGCAAGTTACTTATGGTTAACATATAAACTTTTTATCGAAGGgttagtcgtataaacttcggaagggactcattcgattcaaaatcagaagttctaacggcctttataagagtcaaaagtgattggaaggcaaccatCCCTACCCCAAACCCTTTTTTCCCTAAtacatacaatcaaaatttttaagataaccatttagttcaaaatagtctTAAGGGAATGCCCCCAGGGCCGATATAATCCCTCACAGCACCCAGGTCAAGGGCTGCAatttatgcaagttgcccattggcGACATATAATGGGTGGGGGTGGCCATGTCTACTTTGAAGGGGActcattaaattagaaatcgaaagttctagttccaaaATAGTACAAAGGGAAAATAACTATACCCCCAGGATTGACAAAATCCCCCACAGCtcccagggcaagggctgtaagttatgcaagttgcctatTGTTAACATGTAAGGTTCTTTGTGAAAGAGATGGTCATTAAACTTTGAAGGGtatcattcgattgaaaatcgaAGGTTTTAGTTCCTTTTTCAAGAGTTGAAACTGAGCaaagggcaactatcccccccccacaccctttttctccaaacacatccaaacTACATTTTTAGACATCATGAGAGTTAGGATATTTGGCATTAAAATTCACTCTTTGAAGCATCTGCCCTCTCCCCTTGTATAAAAGGGGGTCAGGCCAAGGGTCAAATGACTATGCTTCCGGGATtgacacccctccccccaagtcTGCAGGGCaatggctgtaagttatgcatgctgtccattgttaacatatgaagtttttatttgaagGGGTGGTGATTAAACTTTAGAGGAgaatcatttgattggaaaccaaAAGTTCTGGAtccctttttaggagtcaaaagtaattggagggc includes:
- the LOC136039783 gene encoding KIF-binding protein-like, with the protein product MIEAASVYSHYESLIENSVKDPETDPYRSKYKAICCLNGFLDVMTTFGTIKQGFESSPNELHILCLRATVLFLVGKLKRETNEAGIAETLLLESLSKASATPDVQKTLQLKLSILNQLGLIYCDLSKHEQAEGVLLEAISLYEETKNMSDKLWCVKDIFYGKIVDQNVSDDNLESENTLTLYYIAQVYQHLGKSSQSAKYCSLTLRKQLVRGVTDTIYWALNCATLSQYFASRNFFEEARHHLAAASWMMEKISLEVQENNEG